The following are from one region of the Ptychodera flava strain L36383 chromosome 15, AS_Pfla_20210202, whole genome shotgun sequence genome:
- the LOC139151593 gene encoding LOW QUALITY PROTEIN: trinucleotide repeat-containing gene 6C protein-like (The sequence of the model RefSeq protein was modified relative to this genomic sequence to represent the inferred CDS: deleted 2 bases in 1 codon) — protein MSQEKESSYEVLGLEPNASQIDITRAYGRLALQYHPDQSDNKNLDEDSLTKYQEITAAYKNLIPDNDYKDLDSEQVFFRVFEDVLLCKKSDIGVFVFFAAGQKHSSYEDMSMYIDDDDEEDAGEKEFDSFVQIIKNSRSKGKPVPDQFTKEKLDKLREVLIREREALKLDKAKKQSGKKSKPLSVPVSKPKQKSKKQLKAEQRRREKEMLEIANDLKQKAKVDQEKLGKRKQAEQEKQKRLEEEKQKQLEEERKRKERESELKAQKDAEEKRRIEILERESERQLDMEEEAERRKQHELKKKEKEKLKKKEAEAKKLAEQKAKAEAEQAKAQAAKRQQQQSQQQQQQSRYPREVPPRFQQQAQKNQLKKDQPPKTGQQQQTQPNNNKKMDDRMETEVNDFSAWNDSNGGGAWNQVVVDEKDQEAWPAITREIETAMMVDNDDDAIKSGNNPESGSALNFDSNSKVNSISNVPGQVNHMGHSLAEAQSRGSNDISQGQSSGVTGSANSSTSANAMNFSDWSATSSSGSSTWGATSTSLSSSLNPLPVDSSQSKQGTEGAGEMNSLNMNSGWGAIGSSANPHSVPSSVANMRGLSPSDLGGVTSSQLNSIGSNPTISGSWTAVVGGRGLNKSPQSPNPMSSAPAQIGSMTQATSSTGNGPNHSFTQAAMQTSGLPLNPVSQTSLSSGSGWGTLPSEGQGLSFTAGSGNPFPTGANPKSTNPVWNMPSSGFPSHSADKPGNFTADRAANNVADAANGSETWQGSGSWSTTSTGKLSPSSSQNWGTPNSSINSNPGSANEWGKPQGAGSNPHGWGNNASNPSKSGNPNGHSNPTTPTVGQAWGGNQVNSAWGAPSTPTQTSTSGWGGGATTASTENSWAKTASKGIVQETRKEETPKSNLDAIIQEAIDSHEGWGRIPVKQNASWNIDTDPSPPPSKVESNTWEPTPAHDKTGTQAWGASRKNEDSGSSWGGKPANNGDNGNNSGSGTWGNAETGEWNSSNHWNSGKSNHDVTGTGVWAKNTANKEAASSNNSNWHGQRQSTNPQEEMNSVWRSNSSNTQARTDSSSNAGWGGSTNNSSWGNPSQGHQTSTPASSVDTGKSSWGNANNAGTSSWGNAATTPTTPKTPSQITGSGWNTPLEVPTDIKATGWDEPSPPTSRKHPQVDDGTSAWGDPSEHNAKAVMQSNWTNPPPSPGNSTMQSQSMMGGPSSGQIMGGQSSSGQMMGAQQPMRPAMPTPQVKPDEHRGVWGAPPPTPTSMTKMSSWGDPPPANNNNKVDDGTSAWKSSAQHRGSVSNWGEPQSDMTWNNGTQSKESMQDGWSDQQQQQQLQQPSNTVGHWDDDRWEKGSQDSESSKSSGGGWIKVKPKGAKPPQPVKDVNTAWMSKQLKQLMDMGFKRELAETALKANNFDVASAVGELTAQEPTNKQAFEAMERHRRESLHSLHQGSDPSTPSTPLNKEMENLSLSDNQTQENKSFLPIGDNQQSIPSSIALSPSSTLPNHMQLNQQQLPFNKPGVNQGMLSSTSIANTSITSQYTQQQQQLQQRLATLQQQQLLQQQQQQQQQQSQQQQQQQGMRNMVPNQQMLQQQQQQQLMMQQVQQLLRVAVQAGLIQPGMLQQQVTPQQILMVQQLFQMHVNYQKLLQQQQQVLQQQGQNPQGGKAGINIPPQRQQELAIRISNMQQQMLQQQRQLNQQHLLQQQNKSWRPLKATACPVALMGSGASDVNQDLGPKESRLQQFFNKQSNKPSDIFGSQFRNDHQETNPSIHTSQSLPSLSDRWSRSNSPGPLDPPLSSAADTGSSDWPPNTSPNVNMPTTIPSDLPPEFKPGVPWKYRTKDVENDPDATPGSVSQSILSIGLGTSLSSSNMSINRTTSREDLAQRENEIRGLLTKPMQPPSSSSATATPSWSAPPYPSSNKQKSTWSYPENYNPSYPPTTLTAALWHVPLKPTNAPSRPPPGLTTQPKSSWSSGGGSNSGISRSMSWDPTATSTITTNTRSSAPFTSGETGKGYSGSSSWGSDQVQDAPSAWLVLRNLTPQIDGSTLQTLCKQHGPLHTFHLNLNQGQAWIQYGTREEAAKAQKALHMCVLGNTTIMAEFTSPELARPFERNNQSSGWPQSLGNGNKFNSGSISSFSNKDSLGSQSWNGSTTSINLPSMPGSQLWSMQSTPTSSSSWGRSGGDSGHISSPTSMNFLPENLLGEGSV, from the exons AATCTTGATGAGGATAGTCTGACAAAGTATCAAGAGATAACCGCAGCTTACAAAAACTTAATTCCGG ACAATGACTATAAAGACTTAGATAGTGAACAG gtATTTTTTAGGGTCTTTGAAGATGTGCTATTATGCAAGAAATCAG ATATCGGAGTATTCGTGTTCTTCGCTGCCGGCCAAAAACATTCTTCTTATGAAGACATGtcaatgtacattgatgatgacgatgagGAGGATGCTGGAGAAAAAGAATTTGACTCCTTCGTTCAAATAATCAAG AATAGCAGGAGTAAAGGCAAGCCAGTACCAGATCAGTTTACTAAAGAGAAACTGGACAAATTGAGAGAAGTATTAATTAGAGAAAGAGAAGCATTAAAACTTGACAAGGCTAAAAAG CAATCTGGAAAGAAATCCAAACCACTATCCGTGCCTGTCAGTAAG CCAAAGCAGAAATCAAAAAAGCAGCTGAAAGCCGAACAACGTCGGCGTGAGAAGGAGATGCTAGAGATAGCAAACGACTTAAAACAAAAAGCTAAAGTTGATCAAGAGAAACTCGGAAAAAGAAAACAG GCTGAACAGGAGAAACAAAAGAGGCTTGAGGAAGAGAAACAGAAACAATTAGAAGAGGAAAGAAAACGCAAAGAGAG AGAATCTGAACTCAAGGCACAAAAAGACGCAGAGGAGAAACGGAGGATAGAGATCCTCGAACGAGAAAGTGAGCGCCAGCTGGATATGGAAGAAGAAGCTGAGCGCAGAAAGCAACACGAATTAaagaagaaagagaaagagaagtTGAAGAAGAAGGAAGCAGAAGCTAAGAAG CTTGCTGAACAAAAAGCCAAAG CAGAAGCAGAACAAGCCAAAGCACAGGCTGCCAAGAGACAGCAACAACAGAgtcagcaacaacaacaacaatcccGTTATCCTAGGGAAGTGCCTCCGAGGTTTCAACAGCAGGCACAAAAGAATCAACTCAAGAAAGATCAGCCACCAAAGACAGGCCAGCAACAGCAGACACAaccaaacaataacaaaaaaatgG ACGATAGAATGGAAACCGAAGTCAATGACTTCTCCGCATGGAATGATTCCAACGGTGGTGGCGCCTGGAATCAAGTTGTAGTGGACGAGAAGGACCAGGAAGCTTGGCCAGCAATTACAAGGGAGATAGAGACCGCAATGATGGTGGACAATGATGATGACGCCATCAAATCTGGAAACAATCCAGAATCTGGCTCTGCTCTCAACTTTGATTCCAATTCCAAAGTGAATTCCATATCCAATGTGCCTGGTCAGGTTAATCACATGGGCCATTCTCTGGCTGAAGCTCAAAGTCGTGGATCAAATGACATCTCTCAAGGTCAAAGTTCAGGGGTCACAGGAAGTGCCAATTCTTCCACTAGTGCAAATgccatgaatttttctgattgGAGTGCAACTTCGTCAAGTGGATCTTCTACTTGGGGTGCTACAAGTACTAGTTTGTCGTCAAGCTTGAATCCTTTACCTGTGGACTCTTCCCAGAGCAAACAGGGTACCGAAGGTGCTGGTGAAATGAACAGTTTGAATATGAACTCAGGCTGGGGCGCCATAGGCTCCTCGGCCAACCCTCACAGTGTTCCCTCAAGTGTAGCCAACATGCGCGGATTGTCTCCCAGTGACCTGGGCGGGGTTACATCCTCCCAGCTGAACTCTATAGGGAGCAACCCAACAATAAGCGGATCGTGGACAGCTGTCGTCGGCGGACGTGGACTGAACAAGAGTCCGCAGAGTCCCAACCCCATGTCGTCTGCACCTGCACAGATTGGGAGCATGACACAAGCTACATCCAGTACTGGCAATGGACCAAATCACTCATTTACTCAAGCTGCAATGCAAACTTCTGGGCTGCCTCTCAATCCTGTCTCCCAGACCAGCCTCTCCTCCGGCTCCGGCTGGGGGACGCTGCCCTCCGAGGGACAGGGATTATCTTTTACTGCAGGAAGTGGGAATCCCTTTCCCACTGGTGCTAATCCAAAGAGTACCAATCCAGTGTGGAATATGCCTTCTTCAGGATTTCCAAGCCATAGTGCGGACAAGCCGGGTAACTTTACTGCCGACAGAGCAGCCAATAATGTTGCTGATGCTGCAAATGGTTCAGAGACATGGCAGGGATCAG GTTCTTGGAGTACAACCAGCACTGGTAAACTTAGTCCCAGCAGTTCCCAGAACTGGGGGACACCAAACTCAAGTATAAACAGTAATCCGGGTAGTGCTAATGAATGGGGTAAACCCCAAGGCGCAGGGAGCAATCCTCATGGATGGGGGAACAACGCATCAAACCCCAGCAAGTCGGGCAATCCAAATGGTCACTCAAATCCAACCACCCCAACCGTGGGCCAGGCCTGGGGCGGCAATCAAGTTAACAGCGCTTGGGGCGCACCGAGTACCCCCACCCAAACAAGTACTTCAGGATGGGGTGGGGGTGCCACCACGGCGAGTACAGAGAACTCCTGGGCAAAGACTGCCAGCAAGGGCATAGTGCAAGAGACAAGGAAAGAGGAGACCCCGAAATCTAACTTAGATGCAATTATCCAGGAAGCTATCGACTCTCACGAGGGCTGGGGTCGCATTCCTGTCAAACAGAATGCTTCCTGGAACATCGACACCGATCCATCCCCACCTCCCAGCAAGGTGGAGTCCAATACATGGGAGCCGACTCCTGCTCACGACAAAACAGGTACACAGGCATGGGGAGCCAGCAGGAAGAATGAAGACTCCGGAAGCTCATGGGGAGGCAAGCCGGCAAACAACGGAGACAACGGCAACAACAGCGGCAGCGGCACGTGGGGAAATGCCGAAACCGGCGAGTGGAACAGCAGTAATCATTGGAACAGCGGCAAGAGCAATCATGACGTGACTGGAACTGGAGTGTGGGCCAAGAATACGGCAAACAAAGAAGCTGCAAGTTCCAACAACAGCAACTGGCATGGCCAGCGACAGAGTACCAACCCCCAAGAAGAGATGAACTCAGTGTGGCGAAGCAATAGTAGCAATACTCAGGCTAGAACTGACAGCAGCAGCAATGCCGGTTGGGGTGGCAGTACTAATAACAGTTCTTGGGGCAATCCTTCCCAGGGTCACCAGACCAGTACTCCAGCCAGCTCTGTTGACACCGGAAAGAGCTCTTGGGGCAACGCCAACAATGCCGGAACCAGTTCTTGGGGTAACGCAGCCACCACTCCGACAACTCCAAAGACCCCGAGCCAGATCACAGGCAGTGGCTGGAACACCCCTCTAGAAGTGCCAACCGATATTAAAGCCACTGGCTGGGATGAGCCGTCCCCGCCCACCTCTCGCAAGCACCCGCAGGTGGATGACGGAACATCTGCCTGGGGTGACCCAAGTGAGCACAACGCCAAGGCAGTAATGCAGTCCAACTGGACAAACCCACCTCCCAGCCCAGGTAACAGTACTATGCAATCACAATCCATGATGGGTGGTCCCTCTAGTGGACAAATAATGGGTGGGCAGTCTAGTTCTGGCCAGATGATGGGAGCACAGCAGCCGATGCGACCGGCCATGCCAACCCCCCAAGTGAAACCAGACGAACACAGAGGAGTGTGGGGCGCTCCCCCACCCACACCAACCAGCATGACAAAGATGTCTTCTTGGGGAGACCCGCCCCcagccaacaacaacaacaaagtagACGATGGAACATCTGCTTGGAAGtccagtgctcaacacagaggATCGGTCTCCAACTGGGGTGAGCCTCAGTCTGACATGACATGGAACAACGGTACCCAGTCCAAGGAATCTATGCAAGATGGCTGGTCcgatcaacaacaacagcaacaactaCAGCAGCCCAGTAATACAGTGG GACACTGGGACGATGATCGTTGGGAGAAAGGCTCTCAGGACAGTGAATCCTCTAAGAGTAGTGGAGGTGGCTGGATCAAGGTCAAACCTAAG GGTGCTAAACCTCCACAACCTGTCAAAGATGTTAACACTGCTTGGATGTCTAAACAACTCAAACAACTCATGGATATGGGCTTCAAGAGAGAACTTGCTGAAACTGCTTTGAAGGCTAACAATTTTGATGTTGCATCAGCAGTGG GTGAACTGACGGCCCAGGAACCTACCAACAAACAAGCGTTTGAGGCCATGGAACGTCACCGCCGTGAGTCCCTGCACTCATTACATCAGGGTTCAGATCCTTCAACCCCATCGACACCGTTGAACAAAGAAATGGAGAACTTGTCACTAAGTGACAACCAAACTCAAGAGAATAAATCTTTCTTGCCAATTGGCGATAATCAGCAATCAATTCCCTCTTCAATTGCTCTGTCTCCGTCCTCAACTCTTCCCAATCATATGCAGCTGAATCAACAGCAACTGCCTTTCAACAAACCAGGTGTGAATCAGGGTATGCTCTCCTCCACCAGTATTGCCAATACCAGCATTACCAGTCAGTACActcaacagcagcagcagctaCAGCAGCGTCTGGCCACCCTACAGCAGCAACAGCTgctgcagcagcagcagcaacaacaacaacaacagtcgcagcaacaacagcagcagcagggCATGCGCAACATGGTACCAAACCAGCAGATgctgcagcagcagcagcagcaacagctCATGATGCAGCAAGTGCAGCAGCTGCTGCGAGTGGCCGTGCAGGCCGGCCTGATCCAGCCGGGCATGCTGCAGCAGCAGGTCACACCCCAGCAGATCTTAATGGTCCAGCAGCTCTTCCAGATGCACGTCAACTACCAGAAACTGttgcagcagcagcagcaggtGCTGCAGCAGCAGGGCCAGAACCCGCAGGGTGGCAAAGCGGGTATCAACATCCCACCACAGAGACAGCAGGAGCTGGCGATCAGGATTTCCAACATGCAGCAGCAGATGCTACAACAGCAGAGACAGCTGAACCAGCAGCACCTGCTGCAGCAGCAGAACAAAAGCTGGAGACCACTCAAAGCGACGGCCTGTCCAGTGGCCC TGATGGGATCAGGTGCCTCTGACGTCAACCAAGACCTGGGCCCCAAGGAGTCCCGCCTGCAGCAGTTCTTCAACAAACAATCTAACAAGCCATCGGATATCTTTGGTAGTCAGTTTCGCAATGATCATCAAGAGACCAACCCTAGTATCCATACCAGTCAGTCCTTGCCTTCACTCAGTGATCGTTGGTCCCGAAGCAACTCACCAGGACCTCTAGACCCCCCGCTGTCATCAGCTGCTGACACAGGGAGCTCTGATTGGCCACCGAATACGTCCCCGAATGTAAACATGCCCACTACCATCCCAAGTGACCTCCCACCAGAATTCAAACCTGGGGTGCCATGGAAGTACCGCACCAAGGACGTGGAGAACGATCCAGACGCAACTCCCGGCAGTGTGTCGCAATCCATCCTGTCCATCGGCCTGGGGACCTCCCTCAGCTCCTCCAACATGTCCATCAACCGGACAACATCTCGCGAGGATCTCGCTCAGCGTGAGAATGAGATCCGTGGCCTCCTGACCAAGCCGATGCAGCcaccgtcgtcgtcgtccgcaACCGCCACCCCGTCATGGTCAGCCCCGCCCTACCCCAGCAGCAATAAGCAGAAATCAACATGGTCATATCCGGAGAATTACAACCCCAGCTACCCACCCACCACTCTGACTGCAGCGCTGTGGCACGTGCCGTTGAAACCCACCAACGCACCCTCCCGCCCGCCTCCTGGACTTACCACACAACCCAAATCTTCATGGAGTTCTGGTGGAGGAAGTAATAGTGGCATATCTCGTAGCATGAGTTGGGATCCTACAGCCACCAGTACCATTACAACCAATACCAGGTCTTCTGCTCCATTTACTTCAGGTGAGACTGGAAAAG GGTATTCGGGAAGTTCTAGCTGGGGAAGTGATCAAGTCCAAGATGCCCCCTCCGCATGGTTGGTACTGAGAAATCTGACACCACAG ATTGATGGTTCCACCTTGCAAACTCTGTGTAAACAGCACGGCCCTCTGCATACATTCCATCTGAACTTGAACCAGGGCCAGGCTTGGATCCAGTATGGTACCCGCGAGGAGGCTGCGAAAGCCCAGAAGGCGCTCCACATGTGCGTCCTGGGCAACACCACCATCATGGCCGAGTTCACCTCCCCGGAATTGGCTCGCCCATTCGAACGCAACAATCAAAGCAGCGGATGGCCGCAGTCCCTGGGTAACGGCAACAAGTTCAATAGTGGGAGCATATCAAGCTTTAGTAACAAAGATTCTCTGGGAAGTCAGTCGTGGAACGGCTCCACTACCTCCATCAATCTTCCGAGCATGCCCGGAAGTCAGCTGTGGTCCATGCAATCCACGCCCACGTCCAGCAGCTCGTGGGGCAGAAGCGGTGGGGACAGTGGCCACATCTCTAGTCCCACTTCCATGAACTTTCTCCCAGAGAATCTACTCGGGGAAGGCTCTGTTTGA